The Geitlerinema sp. PCC 9228 genome contains the following window.
GATGTATTAGCAATAACGGGGTTTTTGACTCATCGCTTGTAGAATTGGGTGCGTATGCCTCGTAAGCACAGCGATAGCCGCGCCAGGTATAAAATTGGGTCTCGGCTTTGGAAATGGTAGAGTCAGAAGTTTTCAAGATATTTCCCCCTAACGTAACAAAACACGCCAAGTTGTCGGACCAACCACGCCGTCTACAGCAATTTGGTTCTCGGCTTGTAAGCTTTCCACGGCAGCTTCCGTTTGCGAACCAAAAAATCCCGTTGCCTGTCCTCGGAAATAGCCTAACACGCGCAGTCGTTCTTGTAGTTGCTCGATGGCACTGCCTTGCATGCCGCGCCGCAAAATGGGAAGACTCACGGCCGTATTGGCGTTTTCTTGGTTGTTGTTGTCGGGTTGGGGACAATTGCAATTGTTTTCGCTGTCGGGGTTGTTGGGGGGGTCGGATGCAGTTTCTACAGCTTGGCTGTTGGCGGTTTGACCGGGAAACAGCAGATTCCAGGTGGCTTCTCCTACAATACCATCGGCGGGGACCCCCGATTCCGATTGCCATTGGGAGACGGCATCGGCAGTTGCTTGGTCGTAAACCCCGTCAACATCGCCTTGGTAGTATCCCAGTAGTTTTAAGGCAGCTTGTAGTTGGGAGACGTTTTTCCCTTCGCTGCCGATTTGCAAAACGGGTCGCTGGCGGTTGATGTTGGTTTGCGCGATCGCTTCGTTGGTGGCAAAATTGCCAACAATCGCTACTGGCATCCCCAACCAACTACCCAGAAGCAGGCAAGACAAAACCCATTTTCTAGAACCACACATGGCTTGACCGAAGTTGGTGTGACACCGGTTATTTTAGCATGGGGGAGTAGTTTGCTAGCTCGGAGGTAGCGATCGCGATGCTAGCAAAATCTTTTTAAAGGTTGTTTGTATAAGTAGAGCGCTCGGATTGGTTGGCAGGCTGTTCGATCCA
Protein-coding sequences here:
- a CDS encoding peptidoglycan-binding protein — translated: MSCLLLGSWLGMPVAIVGNFATNEAIAQTNINRQRPVLQIGSEGKNVSQLQAALKLLGYYQGDVDGVYDQATADAVSQWQSESGVPADGIVGEATWNLLFPGQTANSQAVETASDPPNNPDSENNCNCPQPDNNNQENANTAVSLPILRRGMQGSAIEQLQERLRVLGYFRGQATGFFGSQTEAAVESLQAENQIAVDGVVGPTTWRVLLR